In Gambusia affinis linkage group LG20, SWU_Gaff_1.0, whole genome shotgun sequence, the genomic window TGCATTGCCGTTGTTGTCATGCTCTGCATCCAGCATCCAGGAGTGGCTGAAATACCCGAATACCTCCTTAACAGAGCAGCGGCGGTCCTGCTCCACCGAGAGCAGGCGGCGGAACATTCGCAGTGCCTGCTCGGTGAAACGCCTCCACTGCGATGGCACCGTGttcgtcctcctcctctgccagTGGATAAACTCTTGATAGAAAGTATCAGTGGGAAGCGCCTTCTCCCAAGGGAAGTTGCCAGTCAGCATGCAGAAGAGCAGCACACCAAAGGCCCAGACATCGGTGCTGTAGTCCACACAGAAACCCTCCTGGCGGGAGGCATCGCAAAGCTCTGGGGCTGTGTAGGGAATGGTGCCACTCACCTGGGGAGAAAAGCCAACAGGTCAGGACCATGTCAGGGAAAAGAGCCCATAATGACCAAGAAAATTCAACAGTGACTTACTCTTTTTACAGGCGAGCCAGCCCGACGGGTCATGCCAAAGTCTGAAAGCTTGACTTTACGACACTCTCTGTCGAAAATGAgaatgttttcaggcttgatgtccCTGTGGACGAGCTTCTTACAATGTAGATAATCCAGAGCGATGGCCACTTGATGCACGCAACGCTTTGCCACTGACTCAGGTAGACCAACCTGAAAGACCAGATGGAAGAAGAACATGTGCCGTCCAGTTAGGACTTTCCAAATTACAGACAATAAGGAGGACAGACAAAAGAGTTAGGATCCCTTCAAGTTCTCAGTCAATGCCATCCAggaagagaaatattaaaagtttcAATGTCAACATTCTTGGGTTGACAAAATGCCTGTAAGGCTTTACCGCttttaagaaacaaagtaaTCTTCTTATTTATTGATTGGAAGAGATTTAGAGCACATACTGCAGCaacagtttgcatttttatccAGTTGACTCTGACAATTGCTTCAAAACCAACAAATAATGGAGAATGACATAGTCAGTGTTGAAGTGAAAACTAATGCTGATTGAAATATGAAAGTACAGAGTCAGTCCATCCGTCATGTAGAGTCTTTTCTGATGAGTCAAAATGATAGCAGTGTATGTAGAAACAAAGACTATAACACCACAAGACCCTCGATTGTGTCAGCTAAGAATGATTGAACTCGGATTGTTTTTGAAGGGAAACTGCTCTGCTGTTATActattttacttgttttccaTGGTTAAATGATCGTTTTGGTGAATGCCATGAATTAAGAAACAATCAGAATGGCGGCTACAAGTCGGCACCTGTGGGGGAATGATGTCGAAGAGGTCTCCTGCCAACGCATACTCCTGGGCAAAGACGTAGTACTCGTCTGTCTCAAAGGCAATGCCGTACATGTTGATGATGAAGGGGCAGGGGGAGAGGTATAGTGAGATGCTGTACTCCCGAAGGAATGATTTCAGCTtcgtcgtcttcttcttcagaAACTTCAGCGCCATTTTTGTACCttttgagaaaagaaagattGTGAATTCCTTGTCAAAGAAAGCAGCGTAAAATGTGTGTACACACCAAGACCCTCACCTCTGATCTTGTGGATCACCAGGTCCACCTTGCCATAGGTACCCTTCCCCAGCTCCCTGATCACTTCATAGTACTTGTTGACCTCCAGCCTCTCCAAGTTCTGAGCAGCGATCAGCTGCAACTCGTCCAGGATGTCCACGTTCGCTCGAGAAACCAGCGGAGAGGAGCTCATGGTGGCAGCTGTTTCCAACGATGGACTGGGGTGAAGAAGTGTTGGTCAGTGAGGAGAGGTGAAGCAGCTAGCAGCTGAGGTCACTGCACAAAAACCAGACAGGGATGTGAATTTTTAGTTTCATGTATTGATGGGATGCATagctttttttcagaatttcaaagaCTAAGCTAAAGACTTtcttagagaaaagaaaagtttcataCAAAAAACCTGCTGATTCttgcatttaatttgaaaaaatcagaaagaaaagtaagtatatgaataaaaacagttaaacgTCATAAAGACAggtctgaaaacataaacaagacaATATATTACCAGCAAATGATTCGTATTTCCAGTTTATGATTCAATATCTactaattttctaaaaaatagaagagttaaatattttttatgtatgtaattaaagtaaaatttttattaaagagtTATGAATTcaactttaaatatgaaaaaaattggACTAAGTTTAATAGTATGAGACAACAGGTGATTTGACTAATTGTATTTAGTACTGAATCAGTTTCTAATACCATAATAGTTAGCATGAAGCCAACAGAACCTAAACTCCTTTATCCAAAAAGAGCCGACTAAACCCAAACAGTTTAGACGTCTTTAGTGCTACAATTTTATCCAAGCCTGTTAACTTGCAACACATCTGTGCTGTGAAAACAACCAACAGTAACATATTGGAGGCTCACCACCGTCAACAACCTGCGCAGTTCCTTTTTACACCTTTATTTTCACTGGAGATAGCTGAGAAATCTGTGAAACGTCCTGTTGGCAAGTGGTCATGGCTGAAATAATCATGTCTTTTCAGTTCTGTCCTTCTGTTCAGTGGATCACCTGCAGCATCGCAGTGAATTTTCCTCATGTTCTAGGCTTCATCCTTGGAACTGAAGCATGGTTTCTCACTGAACgctactgattttttttttttttagaggaatCAAGTTGAATTTGTTGTTCCTCCACATTATGGATTTATGCCAAAAATACAGAACCGCAATTAAAGTAACTGGCGCTCCAAAGTCACCGCTCAGAAAATCTGTGACGAAACACATTTGGACACGGCTGCCGTGGAGTAGAGATGGGCTTGGTTTGTATAAACGCAACAATTTTTGAGGACAGTGTGTGAAACCATTTGCTTCTGTGGAGTTAAGGAAGATTGGGTTTGTTTTGATGCTTTGTATAGTAAAGAACTGCTGAATCTAAAGACAAGATTTCATCAGAACATCCAAAATGTGGCTGCTATAtacttttgttttgcagaaatgcTGACAAAATAACCAGATGTTACAGGAGATTTGCTCTATTTATGAGAGAAACTACAATAATTCCACAAATTTAAACATCTCACAGCAGGAAACTTGTCTTCTTTTCTGCAATGTTCTATGTAATTCTTTAtactaaaactttaaaacggAAATATAATAAAGTTCTATAAAGATgacaaatattatttatcaaagtttttaagtttttgttgttttttttttccaatttggcACTAAAGAAGTCTTATTAAGGCGAATATTGCTCTTAGAAatgtaaaggttgcagacccttagtctatcacataaagtCCAATAAAATGCCCATAAGGTTGTGGATGCAACATCAGAAAATAACTATTTTGCAAGGTACTGTGTGTCCTAAGAAGCAAAGTCTGCTGTTTCTGTTATATGTGACGTGGTTTTTAGGGCGAGTGCTGCAGGACGGATATTTAAACCCCCCAGTCTGTCAGTCAGATCTGCAGTGTGGTCGTCACTGAAAATGCTAATTATCTGCAGTGAAGGCCTAAGTAATTCTAAAAGCTGCTCACCATGGGTGGCTGCTGGGAGCTGagtcacacatacacacaaaacagCAAGCCAACAAACAGTCAGCTCCAGCAGATCCATTTCCTACTGCAGTGTGATTATTCTTACCgattgctttctttcttttttctctctctctctctcctttctgAGGAGGCTGATCTGCCAAGTCCTGACCTACAGCCTATAGATCCAGGCGTGTGTGGAGGAAACGCGGGAACGCACATGCAGCCGAACACAGAACCATTACATAAGCTGCTCAGAGGAGTTGGATAGCTCTGATACAGCATTTCATTATCTTCAACACAGTCCTTTGCCAATCTCCTCAGAAGTCCATTTTACATCACACTTTCTTATGCTTTCCAGTTTTtgatgtccaaaaaaaaaaaaagagcttgcAAGCTTTCGTAACTCATGTCATGTGAAGCCGGCTCTTGTCATTCCCACCACAGGCCTTGATGTTTCTCAGTGGTGGTGTGATCTCCTTGAGTGATATGGACAGACAGAGAGGTTGATGGCAGCAGGTGAGGAGGGATGAGTCAGTTTGGGTGATGCATGGCAGCACAGAGGGCCTGTACTCTCTCTTCGTCCCTGACACATgtgagaaacacacacaaacacgtttAAAAGAGAGGCCACGAAGTTGTGGGTGCAGCAGACTATTTGTTTCTGTCATGGATCATAACTGCTCACTTTATCTAtatagtttgtgtgtgtgtgtcctgctTGTGTATATGTCCATGTACTGAAACTAAGATTAACCTGAGTAGCTTCTCTTAAATCCCATAAACATTATCAACATGTACATGGAGCATAAAGAGAAGtacacaacattaaaacaagGAAGTCACACTGACCTTGTTACTTAGGGGAGGAAAATCTCCCTCTATCATGTTCTTGTGGGACTTGTTTGATTTGGAAATATCGGGAGCCTTTTGAAAAACTCAGTTAAATGATCtgtattttccagaaaatgCTTGCTCTTTTAGTAATGTAAACTGTGctaataaaacacagaatatgCTCAGAATGTTAActctttaatttgtttctttgcattaaaatgtcatcACAGTGAGTTTTTTCAAGCTTGATAAGCAGCTTGGcgttaaaaaaattttttttaagttgacaggaaattggaaaatatcacttgataattatgtgttattggaagattaatatatTGAACatcaactataaagtcttaaaagcagcagatatttaaaaactaattttataaaaaagctatgtttagcctggtgggggctcatggcccgccaggcttatgatacactgggggaaactaCGAGCTCACTTTCTCACTCACTAAAAATGTCACATCACAGTGAGTTTTTTTCAAGACTTTTGGATTTTCCTTCAGCTTGGCTGTTGGGCAGAAGCAATGAAGATGGTAGATTCCTGTGCCGAACTAGGATTTCAATGTTAGGAAATTTATCTACACATTGTTCGGCAGAGAAAGCAGGAACAAACTCAGCTGCCTCGTAAAAATGTAGACACAAAGGGAAGCCGCACATTCCACCACCATCTTATCTCCAAAGAGTTCAGACAGCAATGATAGATCTTATATTTGCCTCATTCTTCCGTACTTAAAAcgaattcaaatttaaattgtaATTGCCATCT contains:
- the bsk146 gene encoding serine/threonine-protein kinase SBK1 encodes the protein MSSSPLVSRANVDILDELQLIAAQNLERLEVNKYYEVIRELGKGTYGKVDLVIHKIRGTKMALKFLKKKTTKLKSFLREYSISLYLSPCPFIINMYGIAFETDEYYVFAQEYALAGDLFDIIPPQVGLPESVAKRCVHQVAIALDYLHCKKLVHRDIKPENILIFDRECRKVKLSDFGMTRRAGSPVKRVSGTIPYTAPELCDASRQEGFCVDYSTDVWAFGVLLFCMLTGNFPWEKALPTDTFYQEFIHWQRRRTNTVPSQWRRFTEQALRMFRRLLSVEQDRRCSVKEVFGYFSHSWMLDAEHDNNGNAGGSGSAEMVGGSNMGGGGGNVRGDMEGTISTSSSGEEDEELLVERMKQQTLSPRSPLSPLSPMSPMVVERGSGGGGAKGTMMDPGGGHHFVSVSTNSSVSSTNSYDRMPRENGSPGGRLLVATPIEICV